A region of Paenibacillus sp. JNUCC-31 DNA encodes the following proteins:
- the rpoZ gene encoding DNA-directed RNA polymerase subunit omega, translating into MLYPSIDEMMNKVDSKYSLVVAASRRARQLREGEKTDLRNARSHKQVGVALEEIYGDLLVVIKGQDEEEEE; encoded by the coding sequence ATGCTGTATCCTTCTATTGATGAAATGATGAACAAAGTTGACAGCAAGTATTCACTTGTTGTTGCCGCTTCCCGCCGTGCCAGACAGCTTCGTGAAGGTGAGAAAACGGATTTGAGAAATGCCAGATCCCATAAACAGGTTGGCGTTGCACTCGAAGAAATTTATGGTGATCTGCTCGTTGTCATCAAAGGACAGGACGAAGAGGAAGAAGAGTAA
- the gmk gene encoding guanylate kinase: MSKGLLVVLSGPSGVGKGTVCSALRKRVPELIYSVSATTRQPRLGEEHGVNYFFRSHEEFLNMIAEDQLLEHAEYVGNYYGTPRDFVEKTINEGRDIILEIEVQGALKVKEKFPEGIFVFLLPPSLDELKDRIQGRGTESQATIDHRMSVAVDEISLLEQYDYAVVNDEIDLACKRIESIIIAEHCKINK; the protein is encoded by the coding sequence ATGTCTAAGGGATTACTGGTTGTGTTGTCCGGCCCATCTGGGGTCGGGAAGGGTACAGTATGCAGCGCTTTGCGCAAACGGGTGCCGGAGTTGATTTATTCTGTATCGGCAACGACTCGTCAGCCTCGTCTGGGAGAAGAACATGGTGTCAATTATTTCTTCAGAAGCCATGAGGAGTTCCTGAACATGATTGCTGAAGATCAATTGTTGGAGCATGCAGAATATGTAGGGAACTATTACGGAACACCGCGTGATTTTGTGGAGAAAACGATTAATGAAGGCCGGGACATTATTCTTGAGATTGAAGTTCAAGGCGCGTTAAAAGTGAAAGAGAAGTTCCCGGAAGGGATCTTTGTATTTCTGTTGCCTCCTTCATTGGACGAGCTTAAAGATCGCATTCAGGGCCGTGGTACGGAAAGTCAGGCGACGATTGATCACCGGATGTCCGTCGCGGTAGATGAGATCAGTCTGCTGGAGCAGTACGATTACGCTGTCGTTAATGACGAAATTGATTTGGCGTGTAAACGAATAGAAAGCATTATTATCGCCGAACATTGTAAGATCAATAAATAA
- the priA gene encoding primosomal protein N' encodes MEIAKVIVDVPVKQTDRPFDYLVPESMREWIEIGSRVGVPFGHRTVQGFVVDLVPRTGTESFKLKPIQELLDIVPPLSEDLVELAEWMSERYASNRILSLQVMVPTALKGKAERYISLGDALDGQTAGSEPSEEVLFVWGEESTTEKVQQDIIRFVKSRGQVPLQQLSRKYPNHAMLIKKLLLSGVLLESQAIKDKLNKKTMKSINLAVDVAAAEEALTSFPAKAQRQKEVLAFLLEMKELLPMAMKELLATLQVSAATVKGLEEKGLVVTEDVEVFRDPYQGRKFRATEPLNLTDEQQHVYHNINGRLQERRHGVFLLHGVTGSGKTEVYLQTIQRCIEQDRQAIVLVPEIALTPQMVERFKGRFGDQVAVMHSRLSGGERYDEWRKIREGQVKVAIGARSAVFAPFSRLGLIIMDEEHETSYKQEETPKYHARDVAVKRAQQHQAVVVLGSATPSLESYYAARSQSNDDFAPLLLEMPTRALGNKLPEVRIVDMREELKDGNRSMFSRALHKGLEERLERGEQTVLLLNRRGYSTFVMCRSCGYVAGCPECDISLTYHQRSNNLRCHYCGYAEAAPEVCPDCGSEHIRYFGTGTQRVEEELAKLFPGIRVIRMDVDTTSEKGSHEKLLKQFREKKADVLLGTQMVAKGLDFPDVTLVGVITADSALNLPDFRAAEKTFQLLTQVAGRAGRHQLPGEVFVQSYTPEHYSIGHASQHDYVSFVREELLHRRNLQYPPYCRLILVTFSHEQLPVLIRLAENYTRILKEKANAAGWLGSLDRFSNDAFDVLGPVASPIPRIKNRYRFQCMIKWRGDVDAIGLALATARRMDDDVQAQKLQISLDVDPQMLM; translated from the coding sequence ATGGAAATCGCCAAGGTTATTGTCGATGTTCCTGTGAAGCAGACGGATCGGCCTTTTGACTATCTGGTGCCGGAATCCATGCGTGAATGGATTGAGATTGGCAGCAGGGTAGGTGTACCTTTTGGTCATCGGACGGTGCAGGGCTTCGTTGTTGATCTGGTGCCTCGCACGGGCACGGAGTCTTTCAAACTCAAACCGATTCAGGAGTTGCTGGATATCGTTCCGCCGTTATCTGAAGATTTGGTTGAATTGGCTGAATGGATGAGTGAACGTTATGCCAGCAATCGCATTTTGTCTTTACAGGTCATGGTACCAACTGCGCTGAAAGGGAAAGCAGAGCGGTATATCTCACTTGGAGATGCCCTCGACGGACAAACGGCAGGTTCGGAGCCTAGTGAAGAGGTTCTATTTGTATGGGGAGAGGAATCGACGACAGAGAAAGTGCAGCAGGATATTATTCGTTTTGTGAAGAGTCGCGGGCAGGTTCCTCTGCAACAACTCAGTCGGAAATATCCCAATCATGCGATGCTGATCAAGAAGCTGTTGCTAAGTGGCGTGTTACTGGAGAGCCAGGCGATTAAGGACAAGCTGAATAAAAAAACGATGAAGTCGATTAATCTGGCTGTGGATGTGGCGGCGGCGGAAGAGGCGTTGACTTCGTTCCCTGCAAAGGCACAACGACAGAAAGAAGTTCTGGCTTTTTTGCTGGAAATGAAAGAACTGCTGCCAATGGCGATGAAAGAATTGCTGGCCACCCTTCAGGTATCAGCAGCTACAGTCAAAGGGCTGGAGGAGAAAGGGCTAGTTGTGACGGAGGACGTCGAAGTCTTTCGTGACCCTTATCAGGGCCGTAAGTTTCGCGCGACCGAGCCACTGAATCTGACTGACGAGCAGCAGCATGTCTATCACAATATTAATGGTCGATTGCAGGAGAGGCGCCATGGCGTCTTTTTGCTTCATGGTGTAACAGGCAGCGGTAAGACGGAAGTATACCTCCAGACCATTCAGCGCTGTATTGAACAGGATCGGCAGGCGATTGTGCTTGTACCCGAGATTGCATTGACACCGCAGATGGTAGAGCGTTTCAAAGGACGCTTTGGTGACCAGGTTGCCGTGATGCACAGTCGGTTGTCTGGCGGAGAGCGTTATGATGAGTGGCGCAAAATTCGGGAAGGTCAGGTGAAGGTTGCCATTGGCGCCCGTTCAGCAGTCTTTGCTCCGTTCAGTCGTCTTGGTCTGATCATAATGGACGAGGAGCATGAGACTTCATATAAACAGGAAGAAACCCCGAAATATCATGCCCGTGATGTAGCGGTAAAAAGAGCACAGCAGCACCAGGCCGTCGTTGTTCTGGGTTCAGCGACACCATCGCTGGAAAGTTACTATGCTGCTCGTTCACAGAGTAATGATGACTTTGCACCACTTTTGTTGGAGATGCCTACCCGCGCACTTGGCAACAAGCTGCCGGAGGTCCGTATTGTTGATATGCGTGAAGAGCTGAAGGATGGAAATCGCTCGATGTTCAGCCGTGCCTTGCACAAAGGGCTGGAGGAGCGGCTGGAACGCGGGGAACAGACCGTGCTTCTGCTGAATCGACGCGGATATTCCACCTTTGTGATGTGTCGCAGCTGTGGGTATGTTGCCGGCTGTCCCGAATGTGATATTTCGCTAACCTATCATCAGCGCTCCAACAATCTTCGTTGTCACTATTGTGGATATGCGGAAGCAGCGCCTGAAGTGTGCCCGGATTGCGGTAGTGAGCATATTCGATATTTTGGGACAGGTACACAGCGAGTAGAGGAAGAGTTGGCGAAACTGTTCCCGGGTATTCGTGTCATTCGGATGGACGTGGATACGACGAGCGAAAAAGGCTCTCATGAGAAGCTGCTGAAGCAGTTTCGCGAGAAAAAGGCAGACGTATTGCTGGGCACTCAGATGGTTGCCAAGGGGCTTGATTTTCCTGATGTCACCCTGGTTGGTGTCATAACAGCAGACTCGGCACTCAATTTGCCAGATTTCCGGGCTGCCGAAAAAACATTTCAGCTGCTTACCCAGGTGGCGGGTCGTGCAGGTCGACATCAACTTCCGGGTGAGGTCTTTGTTCAGTCCTATACACCAGAGCATTATTCGATTGGGCATGCGAGTCAGCATGACTATGTTTCGTTTGTCCGTGAGGAGCTGTTGCATCGGCGCAATTTGCAGTATCCACCTTACTGTCGCCTAATTTTGGTGACCTTCTCACATGAGCAGCTTCCGGTATTGATCCGTCTGGCTGAGAACTACACACGGATACTGAAAGAAAAGGCAAATGCTGCTGGCTGGTTAGGCAGCCTGGATCGTTTCAGCAATGATGCTTTCGACGTGCTTGGACCGGTAGCGTCACCCATTCCTCGGATCAAGAATAGATACCGATTCCAATGTATGATAAAATGGCGGGGGGATGTCGACGCCATCGGACTGGCGCTTGCGACGGCCCGGCGCATGGACGACGATGTTCAGGCGCAGAAACTGCAAATTAGTCTGGATGTAGACCCGCAAATGTTAATGTGA
- the remA gene encoding extracellular matrix/biofilm regulator RemA, with product MAIKLINIGFGNIVSANRIISIVSPESAPIKRIIQEARDRHMLIDATYGRRTRAVIITDSDHVILSAVQPETVAHRLSSKDDDNDE from the coding sequence ATGGCAATCAAACTCATTAACATTGGATTCGGTAACATCGTATCGGCGAACCGGATTATATCCATCGTGAGTCCGGAATCGGCGCCGATCAAGAGAATTATACAAGAGGCAAGAGATCGTCATATGCTGATAGACGCAACGTACGGAAGACGTACTCGTGCCGTTATTATTACGGATAGCGATCATGTCATTCTGTCTGCGGTACAGCCAGAGACGGTCGCCCATCGTCTTTCTTCGAAAGATGATGATAACGACGAATAA
- the dapF gene encoding diaminopimelate epimerase has protein sequence MEFTKMHGLGNDFIVVFGEQQLPADASELAVKWCNRFFGIGADGLVYILPSEKADFQMRIMNSDGSEAEQCGNAIRCVSKYVYDHGHVTQEQITIETIGAGVQPVSLNIRDGKVETVRVDMGEPILDGLQVPTTVDANPVVNHSIEANGQEFKFTAVSMGNPHAVIYVDDAVNFDLSTWGPLLEVHPMFPKKMNVEFATVRDRGYVDMRVWERGAGPTLACGTGACATLVSSVLNGHTDRTAVISLKGGDLHIEWNEVDNHVYMTGPAEVVFKGVTS, from the coding sequence ATGGAATTTACGAAAATGCATGGACTCGGCAACGATTTTATTGTTGTGTTTGGGGAACAACAGCTTCCGGCCGATGCATCAGAATTGGCTGTAAAATGGTGCAACCGTTTCTTCGGCATCGGCGCGGATGGCCTGGTTTATATACTGCCTTCAGAGAAGGCGGATTTTCAGATGCGCATCATGAATTCGGACGGTTCCGAAGCAGAGCAGTGTGGCAATGCCATACGCTGTGTATCGAAATATGTATATGATCACGGTCATGTGACACAAGAACAGATTACGATTGAAACCATCGGTGCAGGTGTACAACCTGTCAGCCTGAACATTCGTGATGGTAAAGTGGAAACCGTTCGTGTTGATATGGGAGAACCCATCTTGGACGGACTTCAAGTTCCAACAACTGTAGACGCCAATCCGGTGGTGAATCATTCTATTGAAGCGAACGGACAGGAGTTCAAATTTACGGCTGTATCCATGGGTAACCCTCATGCGGTCATCTATGTGGATGATGCTGTGAATTTTGATCTCTCCACATGGGGGCCACTTCTGGAGGTTCATCCCATGTTCCCCAAAAAAATGAATGTGGAGTTTGCAACCGTTCGCGATCGCGGATATGTGGACATGCGTGTATGGGAACGCGGCGCTGGACCGACCCTTGCGTGCGGAACCGGAGCTTGTGCAACACTGGTATCTTCCGTTCTGAACGGACATACGGATCGCACAGCGGTGATCAGCCTTAAGGGCGGAGACCTTCATATTGAATGGAACGAAGTCGACAATCACGTGTACATGACTGGGCCAGCTGAAGTTGTGTTCAAAGGAGTCACTTCGTAA
- a CDS encoding YicC/YloC family endoribonuclease: protein MSFSMTGYGQSAFHFGGYKVQLEIKSVNHRYCEVMMRLPREWTCYEDGLRKKVQSRLKRGRIDVYVMKEKDEDQALPAVLNEQAVRAYLQAAEQLESRYGLQGRPSIMDMLALPEVMVHSDGTSSIPEEQKDEWERVLQLGLEEALSGLEQMRAREGLHLASDLERRVGRLESLHTEMLALAPTVVSDHRNKLRQRLTEMQEEGSFPFDEHKLGMEIAMFADRSNIEEELTRLLSHFGQSRELLRSDEPVGRKLDFLIQEMNREVNTIGSKANHLALVNRVVEMKAELEKIREQAANIE from the coding sequence ATGTCATTCAGTATGACCGGATACGGTCAATCCGCCTTTCATTTTGGGGGCTATAAGGTACAATTGGAAATCAAGTCTGTTAATCATCGTTATTGCGAAGTGATGATGCGTCTCCCGAGAGAGTGGACGTGTTATGAAGACGGATTGAGGAAAAAGGTACAGAGCCGATTAAAACGTGGGCGGATTGATGTTTATGTGATGAAAGAAAAAGATGAAGACCAGGCTCTTCCCGCTGTTCTGAATGAGCAGGCGGTCAGGGCCTATCTTCAGGCCGCAGAGCAATTGGAAAGCCGCTATGGCTTGCAGGGCAGACCGAGTATTATGGATATGCTGGCACTTCCAGAAGTCATGGTACATTCGGATGGGACAAGTTCGATTCCGGAAGAACAGAAAGACGAATGGGAGCGTGTCCTGCAGCTTGGGTTGGAAGAGGCTTTATCCGGTCTGGAGCAGATGCGCGCTCGCGAGGGTCTTCATCTGGCCAGTGATCTGGAACGACGAGTCGGTCGTCTGGAATCACTGCATACCGAGATGCTTGCTCTTGCCCCGACTGTGGTGAGTGATCATCGCAACAAGTTAAGACAAAGGCTTACGGAAATGCAGGAAGAAGGCTCTTTCCCTTTTGACGAGCATAAATTAGGTATGGAAATTGCTATGTTTGCCGATCGTTCTAACATAGAGGAAGAGCTTACGCGTCTACTGAGTCACTTTGGACAGAGCAGGGAGCTGCTGAGGAGTGATGAGCCGGTAGGCCGCAAGTTGGACTTTCTTATTCAGGAGATGAATAGGGAAGTTAATACGATTGGATCAAAAGCCAACCATTTGGCTCTGGTGAACCGTGTTGTCGAGATGAAAGCGGAACTGGAGAAGATTCGTGAGCAAGCGGCGAATATCGAATGA
- a CDS encoding bifunctional homocysteine S-methyltransferase/methylenetetrahydrofolate reductase, whose translation MKADLRSVMQERVLIGDGAMGTFLYQMGFPVGISYEELNLISPEVVADVHRRYRDAGTEIHETNTYSANYDKLSKFGLESKVEDVNRAGARIAKEVAGPNGYVLGAVGSIRGGKRTNVSTSELKRFYQQQIYALLDEGVDGILLETFYDIEEMDIALLQARKLSDLPVIGQFAVEDVGHTLDGFTMPEAFRIMREQGADVIGFNCRSGPNGIMRAMETVSGRIGIPMSVYPNAGAADYVDGQFRYGASPEYFGQTAVQFAELGARIIGGCCGTTPDHITAIAQALVEYTPAPILEPDPSEPKPRIILHENVDERSGRGGQPTIVDLVKQRHTVIVELDPPRDLDIAKFMKGAETLKAAGADALTLADNSLAVTRMSNMALGHLVQDRTGLRSLVHIACRDRNLIGTQSHMMGFDALGINHVLAVTGDPARFGDLPGSSSVYDLTSFEIIRMIKQLNDGVSFSGKPLKQKAGFVIGAAFNPNVKYLDKAVQRLEKKIASGADYIMTQPVYDPELIVAMHEATKHLDVPIFVGVMPLASGRNAEYLHNEVPGIQLSDEVRSRMAGLEGEEGRAMGVKIAKELLDVATEYFKGIYLMTPFMFYGMTAELTQYVWEKSEHQCPTCFNPNNQLQ comes from the coding sequence ATGAAGGCGGATTTGCGCAGTGTAATGCAGGAACGGGTTCTCATTGGGGATGGGGCGATGGGAACCTTCCTGTATCAGATGGGATTCCCAGTAGGGATTTCATATGAAGAGTTAAACTTGATTTCACCTGAAGTGGTGGCAGATGTACATCGTCGTTATCGCGATGCGGGTACGGAAATTCACGAAACCAACACGTATTCTGCCAATTACGATAAGCTGTCCAAGTTCGGTTTGGAGTCCAAAGTGGAGGATGTCAATCGTGCCGGTGCCCGCATTGCCAAAGAAGTCGCTGGCCCAAATGGTTATGTTCTCGGCGCGGTTGGCTCCATCCGTGGAGGAAAGCGGACGAACGTATCAACGAGTGAATTGAAGCGTTTCTATCAGCAGCAGATATATGCACTGCTGGATGAAGGAGTGGACGGCATTTTGCTCGAAACCTTCTATGATATCGAGGAAATGGATATCGCTCTTCTACAGGCGCGCAAGCTGAGTGATTTGCCAGTCATTGGACAGTTCGCTGTGGAGGATGTTGGGCATACACTGGATGGGTTTACGATGCCTGAGGCATTCCGAATCATGCGTGAGCAGGGGGCTGACGTCATTGGTTTCAACTGTCGTTCAGGTCCAAACGGAATTATGCGGGCGATGGAAACGGTGTCGGGTCGTATTGGTATTCCCATGTCTGTGTATCCGAATGCGGGGGCAGCGGACTATGTAGACGGTCAGTTCCGTTATGGCGCGTCACCGGAATACTTCGGACAGACCGCAGTGCAATTTGCTGAACTGGGTGCGCGTATTATCGGAGGCTGCTGTGGTACGACACCTGATCATATCACGGCGATTGCCCAGGCTCTTGTTGAATATACACCTGCACCTATACTGGAACCTGATCCGTCAGAGCCCAAACCTCGAATTATCCTGCATGAGAATGTAGATGAACGATCCGGACGGGGTGGACAGCCCACGATTGTGGATCTGGTCAAACAGCGCCATACGGTTATCGTCGAACTTGACCCGCCTCGTGATCTTGACATTGCGAAGTTCATGAAAGGGGCCGAGACACTGAAAGCGGCTGGTGCAGATGCGTTAACATTGGCGGATAATTCCCTGGCGGTTACCCGGATGAGTAATATGGCTCTTGGTCATCTGGTTCAGGATCGTACAGGATTGCGCTCACTGGTGCATATTGCATGTCGTGACCGCAATCTGATCGGAACACAGTCGCACATGATGGGGTTTGACGCGCTTGGCATTAACCATGTACTGGCTGTAACCGGTGACCCTGCACGATTTGGTGACTTGCCTGGATCAAGCTCGGTATACGATCTGACTTCTTTTGAAATTATACGTATGATCAAGCAGTTGAACGACGGTGTGTCCTTCTCCGGTAAACCGCTCAAGCAGAAGGCGGGATTTGTTATCGGTGCCGCATTTAACCCGAATGTGAAATATCTGGATAAAGCTGTACAGCGGCTGGAGAAAAAGATTGCTTCCGGAGCCGACTATATTATGACGCAACCGGTATACGATCCTGAATTAATTGTAGCCATGCATGAGGCGACCAAGCACTTGGATGTACCCATTTTTGTGGGAGTTATGCCACTTGCCAGCGGCCGAAACGCAGAGTACCTGCATAATGAGGTGCCGGGTATTCAGCTGTCGGATGAAGTGCGTTCCCGGATGGCAGGTCTTGAAGGCGAAGAAGGCCGGGCCATGGGTGTGAAGATTGCCAAGGAGCTTCTGGATGTAGCTACGGAATATTTCAAAGGAATCTATTTAATGACTCCGTTCATGTTCTATGGTATGACGGCCGAACTGACCCAATATGTCTGGGAGAAGTCGGAGCATCAATGTCCTACTTGTTTCAACCCTAATAATCAATTACAATAG
- the def gene encoding peptide deformylase, with protein MSIRIIVKEPDEVLHKRAKEVTKVTPNVQKLLDDMADTMYDAEGVGLAAPQVGILKRLIVIDAGDEQGLIKMINPEIISSEGEQFGPEGCLSIPGINGDVRRFETVTVKGLDREGKELIITGSGLLSRAFQHEIDHLDGVLFTDIAEKVYEIAAEQTGPRRN; from the coding sequence ATGTCGATTCGTATTATCGTGAAAGAACCGGATGAGGTACTACACAAAAGAGCTAAAGAAGTAACCAAAGTTACACCCAATGTACAGAAACTGCTGGATGATATGGCAGATACGATGTATGACGCTGAAGGCGTAGGTCTTGCTGCACCACAAGTTGGTATTTTGAAACGTCTCATTGTGATCGATGCTGGAGATGAGCAGGGCTTGATCAAGATGATCAATCCTGAAATCATTTCGAGTGAGGGAGAGCAATTTGGACCTGAAGGCTGCCTGAGTATCCCTGGGATTAACGGTGATGTGCGCCGTTTTGAGACGGTTACAGTCAAAGGGCTGGACCGTGAAGGCAAAGAACTGATTATTACGGGCAGCGGGTTGCTGTCACGCGCATTCCAGCATGAAATTGACCATCTGGATGGCGTACTCTTTACAGATATTGCTGAAAAGGTGTACGAAATTGCAGCCGAACAAACCGGGCCGCGTCGTAACTAA
- the coaBC gene encoding bifunctional phosphopantothenoylcysteine decarboxylase/phosphopantothenate--cysteine ligase CoaBC, with amino-acid sequence MLNGKKIVLGVTGGIAAYKAATLCSRLVQKGADVHVIMTDSAKQFITELTLQTLTRNVVYSDTFDEREPSVVSHIHLADMADLVLVAPATANVIAKMAHGMADDMLSTTLLATTAPVMIAPAMNVHMYDHPAVQHNMCLLTERGTLMIEPGEGQLACGYVGKGRLEEPETIVDVVERFFEQQESAKRERHELASLLKGKKVVVTAGGTIERIDPVRYITNDSSGKMGFAIAAVARDLGANVTLVMGNTEVPPPANVHVIPVQSAQDMYDAVAGQWEDADIVVKAAAVADYRPKDVYTEKMKKKGDTLSLELIKNIDILETLGKQKSHQFLIGFAAETHSMERYAREKLERKNCDLIVANDVTRAGAGFGTDTNAVHIYDREGLVEELQVVAKEEVARRLLSIAAERIAGRN; translated from the coding sequence ATGTTGAACGGTAAAAAAATCGTGCTCGGTGTAACTGGAGGCATAGCCGCATACAAGGCGGCGACATTATGCAGCAGGCTGGTACAAAAAGGGGCGGATGTCCATGTCATTATGACGGATTCCGCGAAACAGTTTATTACCGAATTAACGCTGCAAACCTTGACCCGAAATGTGGTATATAGTGATACATTTGATGAGCGGGAGCCTTCCGTTGTCTCGCATATTCATCTGGCGGATATGGCCGATCTTGTATTGGTTGCTCCAGCAACAGCCAATGTCATTGCCAAAATGGCGCATGGCATGGCCGATGATATGCTCTCAACAACCTTGCTTGCAACGACGGCTCCCGTGATGATCGCTCCGGCGATGAATGTACATATGTATGATCATCCGGCCGTCCAGCACAACATGTGTCTGCTCACCGAACGGGGAACCCTGATGATTGAGCCGGGTGAAGGGCAGCTGGCTTGCGGGTATGTTGGCAAAGGGCGCCTGGAAGAGCCGGAGACGATTGTCGATGTGGTTGAACGGTTCTTTGAACAACAGGAGTCAGCCAAACGGGAACGTCATGAACTAGCTTCTTTGCTTAAGGGCAAAAAGGTTGTAGTCACCGCAGGCGGGACGATTGAACGCATTGACCCGGTAAGGTATATTACAAACGATTCTTCAGGGAAAATGGGATTTGCCATTGCGGCAGTAGCGCGTGATCTTGGTGCGAACGTTACGCTGGTAATGGGCAATACAGAGGTTCCGCCACCAGCCAATGTCCATGTAATTCCCGTACAGTCGGCACAGGATATGTATGATGCAGTGGCTGGCCAGTGGGAGGATGCCGATATCGTTGTGAAGGCGGCAGCTGTTGCGGATTATCGTCCCAAGGATGTGTACACGGAGAAAATGAAGAAGAAGGGCGATACGTTATCGCTTGAACTTATTAAAAATATAGATATTCTTGAAACACTGGGCAAGCAGAAGAGTCACCAATTTCTGATTGGGTTTGCTGCTGAGACCCATTCAATGGAAAGGTATGCACGTGAGAAACTGGAACGGAAAAACTGTGATCTGATCGTAGCCAATGATGTCACCCGTGCGGGTGCCGGATTTGGAACAGATACCAACGCGGTGCACATCTATGACCGTGAAGGGTTGGTGGAAGAGCTTCAGGTGGTGGCGAAGGAAGAAGTCGCCCGCCGGTTGCTTTCGATTGCGGCGGAGCGCATTGCCGGGAGGAATTAA
- the fmt gene encoding methionyl-tRNA formyltransferase, translated as MNIVFMGTPEFAVPSLDMLIAEGYNVVGVVTQPDKPQGRKKVLTPTPVKAAAERHGLPVFQPVKLRDPEAVARLAEWQPDLIVTAAFGQILPKAVLDMPVRGCVNVHGSLLPKYRGGAPIQRSIINGELVTGVTLMFMAEGLDTGDMISRVEVPITDEDTSGSMFVKLSEAGSKLLQEEMPRLVAGETKAVPQDEAEASYARNLTRDDEKMDWNRTSRELFNQIRGLVPFSGAFTMWDEQVFKVWAAANPNQADVLTSSDAGQAEPGTVLQLGKNGIEVRTGDGSLWLTEVQPAGKKVMQAADFARGGTLKPGMVLK; from the coding sequence TTGAATATTGTTTTTATGGGAACACCTGAATTTGCAGTACCTTCTCTTGATATGCTTATAGCCGAGGGTTATAACGTGGTTGGCGTAGTGACACAGCCGGATAAACCACAGGGTCGCAAAAAGGTGCTTACGCCAACACCAGTCAAGGCTGCGGCAGAACGCCACGGCCTGCCTGTATTTCAACCGGTGAAACTGCGTGATCCGGAAGCAGTGGCCCGATTAGCCGAATGGCAGCCGGATCTGATTGTAACCGCGGCCTTTGGGCAGATTCTGCCCAAAGCTGTGCTGGATATGCCCGTTCGAGGTTGTGTGAACGTGCATGGTTCGCTTTTGCCCAAATATCGCGGTGGGGCCCCGATTCAGCGTTCCATTATTAATGGGGAGCTGGTAACGGGAGTTACGCTGATGTTCATGGCGGAAGGTCTGGATACGGGGGATATGATCTCACGTGTGGAAGTGCCGATTACGGATGAAGATACATCAGGTTCCATGTTTGTAAAGCTCAGCGAAGCGGGTTCCAAGTTGCTTCAGGAAGAAATGCCGCGGCTGGTTGCTGGCGAAACAAAGGCTGTCCCTCAGGATGAAGCTGAGGCTTCGTATGCCCGCAATCTGACTCGGGACGACGAGAAGATGGACTGGAACCGTACATCGCGTGAACTGTTTAATCAGATTCGCGGACTTGTGCCGTTCTCAGGTGCATTTACGATGTGGGATGAGCAGGTCTTCAAGGTCTGGGCAGCAGCAAATCCGAATCAGGCGGATGTGCTCACGTCTTCGGATGCTGGACAAGCTGAGCCGGGAACAGTGTTGCAATTAGGCAAGAACGGCATTGAAGTTCGCACAGGTGATGGTTCCCTCTGGCTTACTGAGGTCCAACCCGCTGGCAAAAAAGTAATGCAAGCCGCTGATTTCGCCCGTGGCGGTACCCTGAAACCAGGAATGGTGCTGAAATGA